The genomic stretch GCACCGGCAAAGCCGGAGTATCCCCGGTGCAGTCCGAGGACCAGGAACGCGTAGACGAACAGGCCGGCCACGATCGACGGGATGCCGGTCATGACGTCGACGAAGAAACGGATGCTGCGAGGCAGCCAGCCGCGGCCGAACTCCGTGAGGTACAGCGCGGCGAGCAGCCCCACCGGAACGCTGATCAGGGAGGACAGCAGCACCATCTCGACGGTGCCGACGATCGCGTGGTAGATACCGCCGCCGGCGCTCGACGGTGGGACACCGGCCATCGAGTGCGTCAGAAACGCGGCGGACAGGTGCGAAGCGCCGCGGTAGACGGTGTAGCCGAGGACCAGGAGCAGCGGCGCCACCGCGGCGAGGAAGGCCAGCAGCAATGCGGCCCGGAACGCCCGATCGGTGACCCGCCGCCGGGTCTCCCGCCAGCCGGGCGCGGCTCGTAGGCCGGAGGCGACCGGGCCGGTCATCGCGACGCCCCTCGGCGGCGCGCTTCCCTGCCGAGCATCCAGCGGGCGAGCAGGCTCACCACCATCGTCATCGCGAACAGCACCAGTCCGCTGGCGATCAGCGCCGCCCGGCCGGTGCTGCCGGCCTCGCCGAACTGGGTGGCGATGTTGGCCGCGATGGTGTTCTTGCCCGGCACGAGCAGGTGGGCGTTGACGTCGAAGCTGATGCCCAGCACCAGCGCGACCGCGATCGTCTCGCCCAGGGCACGGCCCAGGCCGAGGATGACCGCGCCGAACAGGCCGGCGCGGCTCACGGGCAGCACCGCAGTGCGCACCACCTCCCAGCGGGTGGCACCCAGACCCAGCGCCGCCTCCTTGATCTGCGGATCCACCTGCCGGATCGTCTCCCGGCTCATCGCCGCGATGATCGGCAAGATCATGATGGCCAGCACGATGGAGACGGCGAAGATCGACCGGCTCGGTGACGGCACACCTTGTGGGGCGGAGAACAGCGGGATGAAGCCGAGATGGTCGGCCAGCCACTGCTGCAGCGGAGTGAGGCGTGGCACCAACCAGTACAGCCCCCACAGGCCGAACACCACCGAAGGCACCGCGGCCAAGGCGTCGGTCAGGTAACCGAGCAGGTTGGCGACGCGCCGCGGCGCCATCTCGGTGATGAACAGCGCAACCCCGACCGCGACCGGAAACGCCAGCAGCAGCGCGATGGCGCTCGACAGGAGGGAGCCGAATGCCACCGCCGCGATGCCGAAGACGGCCGGAGTGGCATCGGGTTGCCAGGTGCGGGTCGTCCAGAAGCTGGTGCTGTCAGCGCGGAACGCCGGCAGGGCCTGCACGACCAGGAAGAGCGCGATGGCCGCGAGAACCGCCAGCACCAGGCCACCGCACGCCAACGTGGTGGTGCGGAAGGCCCGGTCGCCCGACCACCAGCCGCCACGGTGGCGCAGGGCCCCGGACGTCGGGCTGATCGGTTCGGCCGTCATCGCGGCGCCCCTCAGGAGGCGTTGACGGCGGCGATTGCCGCTCGGTCCTTGGTCGCCATCGCGGGCGGCAACGGTGCGAAGCCCAATTGGGCGGCGGTCTGCTGGCCTGCGCCGACCGCGTAGTCCAGGTAGCTCTTCAGCGCCGCCACCTTGTCCGCGCCGAAACTGCTCGGGTAGTGGCTGCAGACGATGACGTAGCTGACCGTCGAGATGGGGTAGGCGTCGGCCGCGGCCGGCTTGTAGTCGATCGTCGCCTTGAGGTCATTGCCGGTGCCGCTGAGCTGCGCCGTTTCGAGCGCCCTGCTGACGTTCGCCGACGTGAGCGGCACGAAGGAGCCCCCGGCGTTCTTGATCAGCGCGGTGGTCAGCTTGTGCTGCTCGGCGAAGGCCTGCTCGGTGTAGGTGATGCCGCCCTTGGTCTGGTTGACTCCGGCCGACACGCCCTCGTTGCCCTTGGCGCCCTGGCCGACCGGCCAGTTCAGCGTCTTGTCCGACCCCAGCTTCCACGAGCTCGCCGCGGCCGCCTTCAGGTACGCCGAGAACACCGCGGTCGTGCCGGACCCGTCCGAACGGTGGAACACCACGATCGGAATGTTCGGCAGAGTCGCACCCGGGTTGTCGGCAGCGAGCACCGGGTCGTTCCAGCGGGTGATCGTGCCCTGGAAGATTCCCGCCACGGTGGCGGCGGTGAGACGCAGGTTCTTCACGTCCGGCAGGTTGTAGGCGACCGCGACGCCGCCCGCCGTCACCGGCAGGTGGATCGCGGGTGCGCCGCCACACCGGTTGTCCGCCGTCCGTTGCTCGTCGGGCTTCATCGTCACGTCGGAACCGGCGAAGTCAACGGTGCCCTGACCGAACTGCTGGATACCCGCGCCGGATCCGACGCTGTTGTAGTTGACGTGCACCTGCGGGCAATTCGACAGGAAGGACGCCGACCAGGCCTGCTCCATCGGCGCTTGGAAGCTCGACCCGCCGCCCGTCAGCTGCGCGGCCGAGCAGCTGCCACTGGCGCTTCCCGTCGCCGCCACGGTGCCGCCGTTGCCCGTGTTGTTGTTGCTGCCACAGGCCGTCACGGCCACGGCCCCGGCCAGGGCCACCCCGGCCAGTCCACCCCATCGCCGCAGCGACGAGCCCTCTATTCCTCGAGATGTCTTCACGAGTCGGACGGTAGGCAGTCGACGTGACTGGCCTCCAGCGCGGCGGTTAACGGGCGGTGAACGTCCTGTGACATCTCCGTCGCACGCGTTCGTTGAGCGGCTGCTCGTCGACGAACCACCCGTTGTCGTCGTCGGCGCAGTTGCCGACGAGAACCTGCCCTGGATCTCTTTCCAGGTGTCGCTGTGGCGGGTCACGACGCGTCGTCTGCCGCTCTTCGAGCACCGATTCCTTGCGCTGTCGATGCGGTAGAGGCGACAGGCCCCAAGGACGCACCCGAGATGGAGGCACGATCCAGCGCGACGATGCCCACGACGGCGACAAGAGCGCCGGCCAACTGCACCGACAGCTGTACGGGGGAGGCGGCGAGCGCCTCATGGAGCACGACGGTGCCGATGAGCACTGCCGACGTCGGCTCGAGCGTGTCGATGACCGGCAGGCTGATCTGTAGTGCCCCGGACTGGAAGGTTAATTGGGACAGGACGAGCCCAGCCGCCCCGGCGACGGCCAGTGCGTAGGGATCCCATGACGTCATCGTGGTCACGACGCCGGCATGCCTCAGATGGCCGACAAAGTTCTTGCTGAGCGCGTCGACCAGCCCGAAGCAGGCTGCGCCGGCGAGGGCCAGCAGCGTTGTCCGGGCGACTCGTGACGCGCGTCGGCTGGCGACAAGCGCGGTGGCGCAGACCGCCGCGACTGCGAGCACGGTCACCGACCACTCATGAGGATCTGCTGTGGGCGTGCCGGCGCGGGGAGGCGAGACGCCGAGAAACACCCCGACGCCCGCCGTTACCAGCAGCGCGGCGCTCCACTCCCGCCGCTGCAACCGACGCGCCTGCGTCCGAGCCAACAACGGGAGCGCGAACAGCAGATCTGTGGCCGCGACCGGCTGGACCAGCGCGAGTGGCCCAAACGCCAGCGCAACTGCCTGCACCCCGAACGACGCCGCTTGCAGCCCGGCCCCGGCCAACCACAGCGGTGACCGCCGTACAGCCAGCACCGATCGCAGAGACCCGCCAGGACGACGGTCCTTGCCGGTCGTGTTCGCGGCCCGGAACATCAGCACGGAAGACACGCCGAACATCGCCGCTGCGGCGATGGCGGCGACCACCGCGATGGCGGTGGACACCACCCATCACCCCGCTCCTCGAGCGGCCGGCGGTTTCACGCGCCGCCATCCTCGGCTGTTGCGGTGGGGGCCGTTGGTCTTTCCGGCGCCGTTGGGGCCGACGAACCCGGTCAGCCGTCCCGGATGCACTTGAAAGGAGCAGTCAGATGGCGCCGCTACGTCGCCGTAGCGCTTCGACACGTCTGGCAACTCGAGCACAGCTTGCTCCTATCGCGTCGAGGCTGGCGCGAGGCGCGCTGCCGGTGCTAGGGCCAGAGGTCCTCAACGGCGTGGAGTCCGAACTGGCGAGCGAGCTTCCAGGCGGAAGAGGACCGTCGCCTCTACCGCAACGCTTTCGGACAGGTCAGGTTTGAAACCGCACAAGGCGCGACGGCCCGTCAGGTGGCCGGGGGTCGGGCTTCGCGCTTGTGGATGGAGGTCGTGCCATGACCAGACAAGACAGGGGCCCCGTGTGCGGAACGGCTAGAGACAGGAGGTTTCGCGATGACCAACGTGACCGGCAGCATCCTGATCAACCGGCCGCCTGAGGCCGTGTTCGACATCGTCGCCGACGAACGCAACGAACCGGCCTACAACCCGGCGCTGATCAGCTCCCAACTGCTGACCGGCGAACCGATCGGAGTGGGCAGCAGATTCAAAGCCGTCCACTCGTCCGGTCGCGGCCCCTTGGAGATGAACGTCGAGCTGACGGAGTACGACGCACCGCGACGGCTCGCATCAGTGACGCACATGTCGTGGGCGGATATCGAGGGAGCAGTGACGTTCCAGCCCGAAGGCGGCAGCACTCGGATGACCTGGTCCTGGAATGTTCAGCCCAAAGGCTTCGCGAAGATCCTGACCCCGTTCGTCGGTGTCATCGGCGGCAGGCAGGAACGTGCTTGTTGGGAAGGGCTCAAGCACTACATGGAACGCGGTAACGACCACGACTGCGACTCAGAGTAGGAACGCGCAGGTCGTCATGAGGTGAGGTGGCGGTGGAAGTACTCGGCGATGCGCTGGTGGGGTCGACCTACCGGGTTGCCCGGTCGTGGCGGGCGACACGGGGGTGCTTCGTCATGACCCTCTGACGTGACGACTCGGTGAGGAACGGGCTGAACTCGGCTACAGGCCAACCCTGCTGCGCGGGCACGCGCGCGACGTTCTCCATCTCCGCCAGCGCCGTGGCGACCTCGCCGGCCTGCACGGCGTAGCCCTGCTCGCGGTGTTCGTGGGCGTAGAGGAACGCCCGGCCGGTCCAGTTGGCCAGCTCGCCGTAGAGCGGGAAGTCGGTGCCGATGTCGCAGACGCTGCACCGGAGGAACACGCGTTCCTCGTCGCGGCGCAGGTCGACAGTGCCGATTCGCGCCCGGTAGCCCACACCGGACTCTTCGACGTGTCGATTTACGACCTAGATCGGCTGTTCGGCCCCCGTTCGGGGCTGCAACCGGCGTAGCCGAGTCACACCGGTCCCTGCGGTTACATCGGCAGCACCTCTCCCACACTTGACCCTGGGGCGTCATGTTGTGCCGAAGCCGCAGTTCGCGACCGGTGCGGCGCACCGTGGAGGACGGCGAGCGCATCCTCTCCGAGGCGTTGGCCGCGATGCGCCAAGGTGACTATCCGCCTAGACGCGCCGCCCTCTCGTCGCGGAGCCAAGGTGATGCTCAACCGCTGAGATAGAACACCGATCTGACCTCTGTCACCTCGGCTGCGAGAGTGCGGGATTCCAGCCGCCCGGTGGCCGGCTGGGAGAGGAAGACGCGCGCTCCGCCGCTCGATACGACGTCGTCCTGCGGTTCCGGCCCGTGCGCAAGACCCATGGACAGACTGTGGTGTTGACCGTCGACGACAATGCGGAGGCCCGATCCTTCCGGAAGGTCGGCGGTCCTCACCAGCTGTCGCACGAGCGCTGCCGCCTCCGGGCTCACCGTAAGCACGTGGCGGTTGCTCCGTTTCCGCGCGTCGCGCGGCGGTGGATTCCTCGCATCATCGCGATGACCCTCACGGCCGGCGCCGGTGTTGAGCTTGATCGGGCACGCACGGCCCACCGCCTCAATGCCGGAGTCGACCCCGGCCATAGTCCATCATGCCCCACTGGGGTGCACAGAGGTCGTCGCTCCGCATGTGCGGCAGCGCTCAGCTTGATTCGGAACCATGTCAAGGTGAGGAGTAACCTCCTGAAGTAGCTCCGTGTGGAGCTCAGGCCACCCGCTTCCGAGTGGAGATTGGCGGTCCCGATGGGACCCGTGCTGCACCCTCGCTCATCCCCTGCGGTCAACCGAAGTCTTCTCGACCGAATCCGCGCGTACCTCGATGAACTGCGTCGTCGAGCACAGCAGCCGAACCCCGACGGCGGTCGGGACCGATGACTCAACGAGTGGGGGAGTAGGCATGGCCGGCAAGAACAAGGGTGGTCGAGAAGCACGCAAGCCTAAGCAGGACCAGAACAAGAAGTCGAAGGGGCAAACCCCCGCACCGAGAGTGCCGGAGCCCGCGCCCAAAGCGCTGAGACCGTCCGGACCGAAATGACGTTGGACCGGCGGATGCGTCGAATGCAGGGTGTCGAGAGGGTAGGCGTGGGCGAGCGGCGAGGCCTCGCCCGTCCGCGCAAGGACGCGGACGATGCCGCAGTGGAAAGGGTTGTCCAGCGAATCGGCACTCTTGACGAGTTCAGCGACGCGCAGATCCGACAGATTGCCGCGATCGCGTTGGTCGCCCTTTCGGTCGATGACGTCGACCGGCAGCGACGGGACGAGACCGCCCGTGAGAACAGGCGCCGGCTCCGGTCGTTGGGCCGCGACTGAACCGTCGCCCCGTCAACACGACCGCGCCCGACTCAACACTTCCTGGCGCAGAAGCCGAGCTGACCGGCACGTGAAACCGGCATCCCGAGAGCGACCGAACGGCGGCTGATGACATGGCGTACCTGATGCTTGTGGGCACGGGCGGCTGGAGCCAGAGATGGGAGATCGCTCCCGGTCGGGAGGAAACGGTCCGCGCAGAGCTGCAGCAAATCGGGACGAGCGGTACGACGCGCCTGCCGCTCCTTGATCCCGATACCAACACCGAGGTCACATTCGTTGTTGCGTGGAGCGCTGTGGCGGTGGGGATCATCACTCCGTCGGTCGCACACGCAGAGTCGCCTGGCCAGTACGCCTGAATGTTGCTGCACGAGTAAGTCCCTCACCCGGCGGCGGAGGAGAACCGCCGCGCGCGGCGCAGGACTCGGTAGCCGGCGCGGCGATGACGGGTGTCGGGGACGGTTGGAGCGACGCGGAAGAACCACCGTTTGCCGAGCTCGATCAGCACCAGGTAGGAGGCCACCATGACGATGAGGGTGAGGAAGAACCCCACCGGCAACGGCGTGAAACCGAGCGCGTGGGCGAACGGTGAGACGGGCAGCGCTGCCCCGACGGCGACGACACCGAGCGCTGCCAGGAGCAGCGGAAGGCTGGGTCGGCTGCGGAAGAACGGGATGCGCCTGGTGCGGATCGCGAAGATGACCAGGGTCTGGGTGGCCAGGGATTCGACGAACCAGCCGGTGCGGAACAGCGCCGGTCCGGCGTGGAAGATCCAGAGCATGACCCCGAAGGTGGCGAAGTCGAAGATCGAGCTGATCGGACCGAAGAAGAGCATGAACCGGCGGATGAAGGCGATGTCCCAGCGAGACGGGCGGACGAGCTGCTCGTCATCCACGTGGTCGGTAGGGATGGCGAGCTGGCTGGTGTCGTAGAGGAGGTTGTTGAGCAGGATCTGCGCGGGCAGCATCGGCAGGAACTTCAGGAGCGCGGAGGCGCCGGCGGCGCTGAACATGTTGCCGAAGTTGCTCGACGTGCCCATCAGTACGTACTTGATGGTGTTGGCGAAGATCCGTCGGCCTTCGATCACCCCGTTGGCGAGGACGTCGAGGTCCTTTTCCAGCAGGATGATGTCCGCGGCGTCCTGGGCGACGTCGGTAGCGGACTCGACGGAGATACCGACGTCGGCGGCGTGCAGTGCGACGGCGTCGTTGACGCCGTCGCCGAGAAAGGCCACGTCGAGGCCGGTACGCCGCTGGGCGCGCACGATCCGTGCTTTGTCCTCGGGGCTGACCCGGGCGAAGATCGCGGTCCCGGCTACGAGGGCCGGGAGCTGGTCGTCGTCGGTTGCGGCGAGGTCGGCGCCGGTGACCGCGGGGCCGGCGGGCAGGCCGAGGTCATGGCAGACCTTGGCGGCGACCTTGGCGTTGTCGCCGGTGACGACCTTGACGGTCACGCCGAGCTCGGCGAGGCGCCGTAATGCGCCGCCGGCGCTGGCCTTCGGTGCGTCGAGGAACACGAGGAAACCGCGCAGGCGAAGGTCGTGCTCGTCGTCGGGGCAGATGCGGTCAAGGTCATCGACGGCGCGGGTTGCGACGGCGACGACGCGACTACCCGCGTCGAACTCGGCGTCGAGGGCTGCCCGAGCGGCGTCTGGTACGTCGGTGCATCGGGCGAGGATTCCTTCGGGTGCGCCTTTGGCGATGAGCAGGCGGCCGTCACGGTCGTCGTCGACGAGAACGGACACCATCCGTCGGTCATGGTCGAACGGCAGGATGCCCAGCCGGCGGTAACCGGCGACGGTGGCGAGTTGCGCCTGGCCGGCGGGGGAGTCCCACAATGCGGCGTCGAGAGGGTTACCACCGACGGGCCGGCCGCCGTCGACGTCCCCCTCGGTGCACAGCAGCCCGAACAGCAGCGGTTCGGGGCTAGGTGCCCCGTCGTTCCCGAGCGAGCGCATGAAGCTGATCCGACCCTCGGTCAAGGTGCCGGTCTTGTCGGTGAACAGCACGTCGATGTCGCCGAGGTCCTCGATGCAGACCAGTCGTTTGACCAGCACCTTGCGGCGGGCCAACTGGCGGGATCCGGCGGCCAGACTGGCCGAGACCACCGCGGGCAGCAGCTGCGGGGTAATGCCGACGGCGATGGCGAGGGAGAACAGCAGCGCGTCGAGGATCGGCCGGTGCAGCAGCACGTTGATGATGAAGATCGAGGTGGTGAGTGCGCCGGCGACCTGCACCAGCAGCATCGAGAAGTGCCGAAGCCCGGCTTGAAACTCGGTCTCCGGCGCACGCTCGGCCAGGCCCAGCGCGATCCGGCCGAACTCGGCCCGGCCGCCGGTCGCGACGACCACCCCACGTCCGGACCCGGCGTGCACGACGGTGCCCATCAGCGCACAGCAGCTCAGCTCGGCCAGCGCCGCGCCTGCCGGCACCGGTGCGAGGACCTTGTCCGAGGGCATGGACTCCCCGGTGAGCACCGACTCGTCGCATTCCAGCCCGGCCACGGTGAGCAGCCGCAGGTCGGCAGGCACGACTTCACCGAGCTGCAGATCGACGACGTCGCCGGGCACGAGCTCGGTGATGTCCACCGAGGTCGAGTGACGGTCGCGTTGCGCGACGCAGCGGTGCCGGATCTGCGAGTGCAGCGCCTCGGCGGCCTTCTCTGCGCGGTACTCGTTGACCAAGCCGAGCCCCACGGAGGCGACGAGGATGACGCCGATGATGACCGCGTCGTTGCGCTCCCCGACGAAGTACGACGCCACAGCCGCCACCGCCAGCAACAACAGCAGAGGCGAACGCAGCTGACGCCACAACACCGGGAGCAGCCGAGCCCGATCGGCACGCACTGCGTTCAGGCCGTACACCAAGCGCCGTGACGCGACCTCCGCGTCGTACAAACCGGCCGTGCTCGTGCCGAGCCGGCGCAGCACCTCGTCGGCGGACAGCGCTGCTGCCGCCGTGACGTCGAGCGTCGAGACCACGTCGGTGGCGTCAGCGCGGGTTAGGGTAGGCGCTCCCATCGACGGTCCCGTCTGTCAGCGTCTTCCGCAGGTTCGGCCGAGTCACCCCACGCCAGCCAGAGTCGAAGGTCCCTTCGACGTACTCGGCGCTAGCACCGGGCGCGTATCCGTGCGACACTGAGGGCATTCCGCGCGCCTGGGTCTGTCCGGACCTCGTGCCTCCCTCGCCGCTCGTGCAAAACAATGCCTGAAGGCGGCGAGACCGATGACCGAAACGCTTTCCGAGGCGACCCTCGCGCCTTCCGCGCCCGTTGTTGTCCGGACGATGCCGTGCATGTATTGCCGAGAGCCGATCGCGGCGGACGCGTTCACGTACTGGTCCACCGCCAGGCGGCTGTTGTCCGCGGCCTGCCCCACCTGTCGGCGTCGGGTCACCCTCTCCGCCGTTACGTGGCAGCGCTGGAGCCGCGAGCACGGTGCCTCGGCAGCGACGACATGAGCATTCTGCTGGGCGCGGTTTCGCCGGCGCCCGACACCGCCGCCGGGCGATGTGCCTGCGGGCATTTCGAACCCGGCCACGACGCCATCGCCCGGCGCTACTGCTCGGCGACGGCATCTGCCGGGCTGACCCGGGGCTGTATCTGCCGGGTAGCGTCCCCGAAATCGAACCGATGACCGCGGTCGCGCCCGATTACGCCGTCGACCGGCTCGAAGACGACGGAGGGCGGATTCGCCCCAACGGCGATGGGGACCTTCCGGTCGGGCGGCTGGTGTGGGCACCGCCCGTCGAAGGACGGCGACTCGACGGAGCGTGGTGGCCCCGTAGCCGCGATGCGGTCGCCGAACTCGGTGCACTGGTACCCGCCGTCAGCGACTACCTGCGCGGTCCAGTCACGAGGGTCTCACTCAACATCGACGCCTGGGGGCCGGATCAGCCCCGGCGGCTCCGGATCGGCGACGTGCTCGTGCGACTCGGTTGGTTCCACACGCTCGATGCAGCAACCGTCACACTCGGCCGCGGGACCTACGGCCGCGTCACGCTTGCGGTCATTCCACCGGACCTCGACCCTCCCACCGGTCGTGAGCTCTTGCGCAAGCTGTCCACCGCCACCAGTTGGCCGCACACCGCAGCCGAACTGTCCACGGGCGCCTGGCCGCCCGGCAACACCGGCCAGGACCGAGCATGAACCGCTCCCGCAACGCGCCTACGAGGACGCACGGGTCGACGTCGGTTGCGCGCAGCTCTGACCGCGACCGACCAGGACCGGCAACCTTCATGCCGGGCTTGTCATCGCGCTGCTGGCGGCGTCCCCCGACGGAGCCCTGATCGTCGGCGCTGCCGGCGCGGCCGGGATCACGCAGCTGCGGACGCACGCGCGTCGCGCTCGGCGCACGACCAAACCGACGCATCGCGGCACCGCCTCCCGGCCTAGATTGGGCCTCGATGAGATCCAGGACCTGGTCGCGGTGACGAAATCCCTCGTCGCTGCCAGCTCGATGCAGTTCCTGGCGGACTTCGGTGACTGACCGGGAGCGCTGGGTCAGGTTGCTGCGTGACGCCGCCGGGGATGTCGCGTCGCAGCCTCAGCGGATCGCGGAGCTGTGCGTGCGCATGCTGGGCGTGAGCGGCGCCGGGATCTCGTTGGTCAGCGACACCGGCCATCGGGGAGTGATCTGCGCGACCGACGACGTGTCCAGGCGGATCGAGGACTTGCAGATCACGCTCGGCGAGGGTCCGTGCATCGACGCCGTCCGCGCCGGAGGGCCGGTGCTGGTCGCCAACCTGCACGACCGCGACGACGTGGCCACCTGGCGCTGGCCGACGTTCATGGCTGCAGCCGCGGACGCGGGAGTGCGCGCGGTGTTCGCCTTCCCGCTGCGGGTAGGGGCAATCGGCCTGGGCGCCCTGGACATGTACCGCAATCGGCCCGGACCGCTCGACGACAGCGAGCTAGCCGCCGCCCTTCTCGGTGCGGAGGCCGCCGCGGTCGCGCTGCTCGGGCTCGAGACTTCGCCCGACGGCGCGTTGGCCGACGGTGCCGATACCGGCAGCTACCAGGCTCAGGTCCATCAAGCCACCGGGATGGTCATGATGCAGCTCGGAGTGACGATCGAGCAGGCCTTCCTGCTCCTGCGCGCCCGCGCCTTCTCGACCAACCGGTCGCTCAACGACGTGGCGGCCGAGGTCGTCGAACGACGTCTACGCTTCTCCTCGGAGGACCTATGAGTGAGGACAACGCTCGCGCCGCAGCGGCCCCGGCCGAGGCTCGCGGTCGAGAGGGCGCGCTCGCCCGCATGTTCGTCGCGCTCGCCGACACCCTTGTTGCTGACTACGACGTCGTCGAACTGCTCGATCAGCTCGTCGAGGCATGCGTAAGCCTGCTCGACGTCACCGCGGCGGGGCTGTTGCTCGACGACCAGAAGGGCAGCATCGCGCTGGTGGCTTCTTCCAGTGAGGAGACGAGGCTGCTCGAGATCTTCCAGCTGCAGACCAACCAAGGCCCCTGCCTGGACTGCGTGCGCACCGGGACCGTCGTGATCAGTGCTGACCTCGAGGCCGACCGCGCCCGGTGGCCGATGTTCGTCCCCGAAGCCCTCGCAGCGGGTTTTCGTTCCGTGACCGCGGTCCCGATGCGCCTTCGAGCCGAGACGATCGGTGGCCTGAACATGTTCAGCGACACCGCTACTGTCCTTGCCGGTGACGATCGTGAGCTGGCGCAGGCGCTCGCGGACGTAGCCACCATCGGCATCCTGCAGCAACGGGCAGCGCACCGGACGTCTGTCCTCGCCGAGCAGCTGCAGCACGCGCTCAACAGTCGGGTCGTGATCGAGCAGGCCAAGGGTGTGATCGCCGAACGCGACCAGGTCAGCATGGACGTTGCGTTCGCCACCTTGCGCAAGCACGCCCGTGATCACAACCTCAAACTCGGCGACGTCGCCTTCGCCGTCGTCCGATCCAGCACCGACCGGGGAGCCATCCCGCCGCCACCGTCGTAGCGCTGCTCACCCTCGACGCGCGCTCACGTTCGCGGTGATCATCGCGACCACCACCAACCTGGTTGTCGGGCCGGCCAAGTAGCCGGCGCCGGCAGGTTGCGCGTCACCCTCGTGGGCAGACTCCTGAGCATGGCCCCCGCGCCGCAGAACCCCAAATTACCGATCAACAGCACGGTGGCGATGTCCCTCGCTCAGGACGCAACGGCGGCGGTGCAAGCTCGTCGGGTCGTCCGTGACACCCTGCTCGGCTGGCAACTGCCCGCCCTCGTTGACCCCTGCGTTCTCGTAGTGAGTGAACTCGTGACGAACGCCGTACGTCACGGACGGCCGCCCTTCGGCCTGTCGGTGCGTCGCCGCTTTGGCAATGTCCGTATCGACGTCAACGATGCTCGCCCGGAACCAGTGACTGACCTCGGCGGCTCCCAGCCGGACAACTTGGCTGAGTCCGGTCGAGGGCTCTGCCTCGTACGCGACGCGGCTGACAACGTCGGTTGCGAACGCGTGCGCGGAGACGGCAAGAACGTGTACGCGTCGTGGAACGTGCGGGAACTGTCAACCCGAGCGGCGACCGGTGCCGCTGGTCACAGTGGGCGGGAGGCGCGGCTCGGGTCGGCTCCGGACCCCACGTGACGCTGCGTGTCCATTCCACCGTGCCAGTCGACGCACAGGACGGTGGCGTCGTCGTGCAATGGGCCGCCGACGGCCGCGGTTACCCGGCGGGTGAGGTGCTGTACGAGTTCGCGCGGGTGCAGGTCGCGCGTGGCGTGTAGCTCGGTGGGCACGTCTAAGCGAGAAGCGTTGCGCTCCAGCATCCCGTCGGTGACCAGCAGCAGTCGATCCCCGGCTTGCAGGTGAAAGGCGTAGTCGAGATAGGCCGCTGCAATAACACCGAACGGCGGGTCTCCGCT from Mycobacteriales bacterium encodes the following:
- a CDS encoding DMT family transporter — its product is MVSTAIAVVAAIAAAAMFGVSSVLMFRAANTTGKDRRPGGSLRSVLAVRRSPLWLAGAGLQAASFGVQAVALAFGPLALVQPVAATDLLFALPLLARTQARRLQRREWSAALLVTAGVGVFLGVSPPRAGTPTADPHEWSVTVLAVAAVCATALVASRRASRVARTTLLALAGAACFGLVDALSKNFVGHLRHAGVVTTMTSWDPYALAVAGAAGLVLSQLTFQSGALQISLPVIDTLEPTSAVLIGTVVLHEALAASPVQLSVQLAGALVAVVGIVALDRASISGASLGPVASTASTAQGIGARRAADDAS
- the pstC gene encoding phosphate ABC transporter permease subunit PstC, whose protein sequence is MTAEPISPTSGALRHRGGWWSGDRAFRTTTLACGGLVLAVLAAIALFLVVQALPAFRADSTSFWTTRTWQPDATPAVFGIAAVAFGSLLSSAIALLLAFPVAVGVALFITEMAPRRVANLLGYLTDALAAVPSVVFGLWGLYWLVPRLTPLQQWLADHLGFIPLFSAPQGVPSPSRSIFAVSIVLAIMILPIIAAMSRETIRQVDPQIKEAALGLGATRWEVVRTAVLPVSRAGLFGAVILGLGRALGETIAVALVLGISFDVNAHLLVPGKNTIAANIATQFGEAGSTGRAALIASGLVLFAMTMVVSLLARWMLGREARRRGASR
- the pstA gene encoding phosphate ABC transporter permease PstA produces the protein MTGPVASGLRAAPGWRETRRRVTDRAFRAALLLAFLAAVAPLLLVLGYTVYRGASHLSAAFLTHSMAGVPPSSAGGGIYHAIVGTVEMVLLSSLISVPVGLLAALYLTEFGRGWLPRSIRFFVDVMTGIPSIVAGLFVYAFLVLGLHRGYSGFAGALALAVLQLPVVIRASEDMLNLVPDALREASYALGITQWRTVLSVVLPTSAAGLTTGVMLAVARVTGETAPLLLTSFDNTFINNNPFSGPQSALSVFIYNSAQQAYAPAVDRAWAAALTLIVLVIALYAGARILARRSALRQR
- the pstS gene encoding phosphate ABC transporter substrate-binding protein PstS; translated protein: MTRHSDTWKEIQGRFSSATAPTTTTGGSSTSSRSTNACDGDVTGRSPPVNRRAGGQSRRLPTVRLVKTSRGIEGSSLRRWGGLAGVALAGAVAVTACGSNNNTGNGGTVAATGSASGSCSAAQLTGGGSSFQAPMEQAWSASFLSNCPQVHVNYNSVGSGAGIQQFGQGTVDFAGSDVTMKPDEQRTADNRCGGAPAIHLPVTAGGVAVAYNLPDVKNLRLTAATVAGIFQGTITRWNDPVLAADNPGATLPNIPIVVFHRSDGSGTTAVFSAYLKAAAASSWKLGSDKTLNWPVGQGAKGNEGVSAGVNQTKGGITYTEQAFAEQHKLTTALIKNAGGSFVPLTSANVSRALETAQLSGTGNDLKATIDYKPAAADAYPISTVSYVIVCSHYPSSFGADKVAALKSYLDYAVGAGQQTAAQLGFAPLPPAMATKDRAAIAAVNAS
- a CDS encoding SRPBCC family protein; amino-acid sequence: MTNVTGSILINRPPEAVFDIVADERNEPAYNPALISSQLLTGEPIGVGSRFKAVHSSGRGPLEMNVELTEYDAPRRLASVTHMSWADIEGAVTFQPEGGSTRMTWSWNVQPKGFAKILTPFVGVIGGRQERACWEGLKHYMERGNDHDCDSE